AAAGGAAGTGGGTCGCATGGAGCACGCAGTGGGCTGGTATCATAGTCACCCCGGCTACGGATGCTGGCTGTCTGGAATCGATGTTTCGACTCAAATGCTAAACCAAACATACCAGGAGCCATTTGTGGCCATCGTTGTGGATCCGGTCAGAACCGTTTCGGCCGGCAAAGTGTGCCTGGGCGCATTCCGCACATATCCGAAGGGCTACAAGCCACCCAATGAAGAGCCATCTGAGTACCAGACCATCCCGCTCAATAAGATTGAAGACTTCGGGGTGCACTGCAAGCAGTACTACCCCCTGGAGATCAGTTACTTCAAGTCGGCCCTAGACCGTAAGCTGCTTGACTCGCTGTGGAACAAATACTGGGTAAACACACTGGGCAGTTCGGGCCTTCTTACCAACACGGAGTACACTACCGGCCAAATCATGGACCTCTCCGAGAAACTGGAGCAGAGTGAGAACTTTTTAGGTCGCGGTACTTGACGAGTCAAACAAAAATTCGTGCGTATAATTACTCGTTTTTAAATCCACAGGTACCGACGTCAACGAGAAGCGCTCGGAGGATAAGCTTTCCAAGGCCACGCGCGATTGC
The Drosophila bipectinata strain 14024-0381.07 chromosome 3R, DbipHiC1v2, whole genome shotgun sequence DNA segment above includes these coding regions:
- the CSN5 gene encoding COP9 signalosome complex subunit 5 isoform X1; the protein is MDADTAQKTWELENNIQTLPSCDEIFRYDAEQQRQIIDAKPWEKDPHFFKDIKISALALLKMVMHARSGGTLEVMGLMLGKVEDNTMIVMDAFALPVEGTETRVNAQAQAYEYMTAYMEAAKEVGRMEHAVGWYHSHPGYGCWLSGIDVSTQMLNQTYQEPFVAIVVDPVRTVSAGKVCLGAFRTYPKGYKPPNEEPSEYQTIPLNKIEDFGVHCKQYYPLEISYFKSALDRKLLDSLWNKYWVNTLGSSGLLTNTEYTTGQIMDLSEKLEQSENFLGRGTDVNEKRSEDKLSKATRDCSRSTIELIHGLMAQIVKDKLFNKVGLGK
- the CSN5 gene encoding COP9 signalosome complex subunit 5 isoform X2, whose product is MDADTAQKTWELENNIQTLPSCDEIFRYDAEQQRQIIDAKPWEKDPHFFKDIKISALALLKMVMHARSGGTLEVMGLMLGKVEDNTMIVMDAFALPVEGTETRVNAQAQAYEYMTAYMEAAKEVGRMEHAVGWYHSHPGYGCWLSGIDVSTQMLNQTYQEPFVAIVVDPVRTVSAGKVCLGAFRTYPKGYKPPNEEPSEYQTIPLNKIEDFGVHCKQYYPLEISYFKSALDRKLLDSLWNKYWVNTLGSSGLLTNTEYTTGQIMDLSEKLEQSENFLGTDVNEKRSEDKLSKATRDCSRSTIELIHGLMAQIVKDKLFNKVGLGK